In the genome of Terribacillus sp. FSL K6-0262, one region contains:
- a CDS encoding helix-turn-helix transcriptional regulator, with product MKKASPTQYLPLTHTTFYILLSLTTPLHGYGIMQKVEEMSKGDVKLGPGTLYGALSKLEKQKIIAKTGEDGERRKSYVLTELGKQVVKSEWNRLQYLVEVSRQKVESIEVEDL from the coding sequence ATGAAAAAAGCCTCACCAACGCAATACTTGCCGCTTACACATACAACTTTCTATATATTGCTTTCCCTCACCACCCCTCTTCATGGATATGGCATCATGCAAAAAGTAGAAGAGATGAGCAAAGGCGATGTGAAATTGGGTCCAGGAACTTTATATGGGGCATTAAGTAAATTGGAAAAACAAAAAATCATCGCTAAAACCGGTGAAGACGGAGAACGAAGAAAAAGCTATGTACTTACCGAACTGGGAAAACAGGTTGTGAAGTCCGAGTGGAATCGACTGCAATACTTGGTTGAGGTAAGTCGGCAAAAGGTTGAAAGTATCGAGGTGGAGGATCTATGA
- a CDS encoding M3 family oligoendopeptidase codes for MTNKYGQTWNLDVIFPGGSNSPALAEYAGKAEQALSEWKQALESFQVPEQGEDTEGLVRILKKWESSAKHVFEVVAFVECLVAQDVTDKKAKQWSGKKDELVAAYSGTLTGVDRVITQVPQQTWEQLLEQPELINYAFILDERKKEAAQKLAPEQEVLLNDLAIDGYHGWGSMYDTIVGSIQVPLTIDGEEKYYSVGQAANKLDAADRKVRQHVFSRMQEAWTGKEDFFAETLNHLAGFRLQTYKHRKWDNVLKEPLAYNRMSQETLDAMWEAITDEKDAFVKYLQRKAEILGLEKLSWYDIDAPLSSATKHVSYDEAADFIVKHFRTYSSQMADFSQQAFEKRWIEAEDRNSKRPGGFCTSFPDKKESRIFMTFSGTASNVSTLAHELGHAYHSYAMNDVEQLNQEYAMNVAETASTLAELIVSDAAVKEAETKEEKIALIEEKIQRSIAFFMNIHARFLFETRFYEERKNGLVSAARLRELMVEAQKEAYNDQLDEYDPTFWASKLHFYATDVPFYNFPYTFGYLFSTGIYAKAAENPADFERSYNALLKDTGRMTVEDLAMKHLQEDLTRKAFWLKAIEVCKRDIEEFLRLTAE; via the coding sequence ATGACAAATAAATATGGACAAACATGGAATCTGGATGTGATTTTTCCTGGAGGAAGCAATTCTCCTGCGCTGGCAGAATATGCAGGGAAAGCAGAACAGGCCTTAAGTGAATGGAAGCAGGCTCTTGAATCCTTCCAGGTTCCCGAGCAAGGGGAGGATACGGAGGGCTTGGTGCGTATCCTGAAGAAATGGGAATCATCGGCAAAACACGTATTTGAGGTCGTTGCATTCGTCGAGTGCCTGGTGGCACAGGATGTAACGGATAAGAAAGCAAAGCAATGGTCCGGGAAGAAAGATGAACTGGTGGCGGCTTACAGCGGTACGCTTACCGGTGTCGATAGAGTCATTACACAAGTGCCGCAGCAGACATGGGAGCAGCTGCTTGAGCAGCCTGAATTGATCAATTATGCGTTCATCCTGGATGAGCGCAAAAAAGAGGCAGCACAGAAGCTGGCTCCTGAGCAGGAAGTACTGCTCAATGATTTGGCCATTGATGGCTACCATGGCTGGGGAAGCATGTATGACACGATTGTCGGCAGCATCCAAGTACCATTGACAATCGATGGGGAGGAAAAATATTATTCCGTCGGCCAAGCCGCCAATAAACTTGATGCCGCTGACAGGAAAGTCCGTCAGCACGTGTTTTCCAGAATGCAGGAAGCATGGACAGGGAAGGAAGACTTCTTTGCTGAAACGCTCAACCATCTGGCTGGCTTCCGTCTGCAGACATACAAACACCGTAAATGGGACAATGTGCTGAAAGAACCGCTGGCTTATAACCGCATGTCCCAGGAAACTCTGGATGCTATGTGGGAAGCAATCACGGATGAGAAGGATGCCTTCGTAAAATATTTGCAGCGCAAAGCGGAGATTTTAGGCTTGGAAAAACTGAGCTGGTATGATATCGATGCGCCGCTCTCCTCTGCAACGAAACATGTTTCTTATGATGAAGCTGCGGATTTCATCGTCAAGCATTTCCGCACATATAGCAGCCAGATGGCTGATTTCTCACAGCAAGCATTCGAGAAGCGCTGGATCGAAGCGGAAGACCGTAATAGCAAACGTCCTGGCGGCTTCTGTACCAGCTTCCCGGACAAAAAAGAAAGCCGTATCTTCATGACATTCAGCGGAACTGCTTCCAATGTATCGACGCTTGCCCATGAACTGGGCCATGCTTACCATAGCTATGCGATGAATGATGTGGAACAGCTGAATCAGGAGTATGCGATGAACGTAGCAGAGACAGCTTCCACTTTGGCGGAACTGATCGTTTCGGATGCTGCGGTAAAAGAAGCTGAAACGAAGGAAGAAAAAATCGCATTGATCGAGGAAAAAATTCAGCGCAGTATCGCTTTCTTCATGAATATCCATGCCCGATTCCTATTCGAGACAAGATTTTATGAAGAACGCAAAAACGGGCTCGTATCGGCAGCTCGCCTGCGTGAGTTGATGGTGGAAGCTCAGAAAGAAGCTTATAATGATCAGCTTGATGAATATGATCCGACATTCTGGGCGTCCAAATTGCATTTCTACGCAACAGACGTACCATTCTATAATTTCCCGTATACATTCGGTTACTTGTTCAGTACGGGTATCTATGCAAAAGCTGCCGAGAATCCGGCAGACTTTGAACGCTCCTACAATGCTTTGCTGAAGGATACTGGTCGAATGACGGTGGAAGACTTGGCAATGAAGCATTTACAGGAGGATTTGACCCGGAAGGCATTCTGGCTGAAAGCTATAGAGGTATGCAAGCGGGATATTGAGGAATTCTTAAGATTGACTGCAGAGTGA
- the ilvD gene encoding dihydroxy-acid dehydratase, which yields MRSDMIKTGIDRAPHRSLLHATGVKTSDLGKPFIGVCNSYIDIIPGHMHLNKFAEVVKDAIRQAGGIPFEFNTIGVDDGIAMGHIGMRYSLPSREIIADSAETVIQAHWFDGVFYIPNCDKITPGMLMAAARTNVPSVFVSGGPMEAGISPDGKPLSLVSMFEGVGAVQNGTMTEQELATIETLACPTCGSCSGMFTANSMNSLMEMLGMTVPGNGTLLATSDERHELIYEAARHLIRLVKEDIRPRDILTKETFDNAFALDMAMGGSTNTVLHTIAIAHEAGIEYNLADINKIAEKVPYLSKISPASDYSMHDVHLAGGVSAIINELCKIDGLLHKERITITGKTIAENVEDSEILNKEVIRPLDNPYSPVGGLSVLYGNLAPDGSVIKVGAVDPSIKKFLGEAIVFNSQDEAQEGITNGTVQAGDVVVIRYEGPKGGPGMPEMLSPTSAIAGRGLAKEVALITDGRFSGATRGISVGHISPEAAEGGPIAFVENGDPILIDLETRSIELLVDEAVLETRRQNWKQPEPKIKSGYLAKYAKLVTSANTGGVMKI from the coding sequence ATGCGCAGTGACATGATCAAAACAGGGATTGACCGAGCTCCGCACCGCAGTTTGCTTCATGCGACCGGGGTAAAGACATCAGATTTGGGAAAACCATTCATTGGTGTATGCAACTCTTACATCGATATCATTCCAGGACACATGCATCTGAACAAATTTGCCGAAGTAGTAAAAGATGCGATCCGCCAAGCAGGCGGGATTCCTTTCGAATTCAATACAATCGGAGTGGATGACGGGATTGCCATGGGCCATATCGGCATGCGTTACAGCTTGCCAAGCAGGGAGATCATTGCCGACAGCGCCGAGACCGTCATACAAGCGCACTGGTTCGATGGCGTCTTCTATATACCGAATTGCGATAAGATAACACCCGGCATGCTGATGGCAGCAGCCAGGACGAACGTACCTTCCGTCTTTGTTTCGGGAGGACCGATGGAAGCCGGGATTAGTCCTGATGGCAAGCCGCTGAGCCTTGTGTCCATGTTTGAAGGCGTAGGCGCCGTGCAAAACGGTACAATGACCGAACAGGAATTGGCGACGATCGAAACACTGGCTTGTCCGACTTGCGGATCTTGCTCGGGAATGTTCACTGCAAATTCGATGAACAGTTTGATGGAAATGCTCGGCATGACAGTGCCTGGAAATGGGACACTGCTCGCTACATCCGACGAGCGTCATGAGCTGATTTATGAAGCAGCCCGGCATTTGATCCGACTTGTCAAAGAAGATATTCGTCCACGCGATATCTTGACGAAAGAAACCTTTGATAATGCTTTTGCCTTGGATATGGCCATGGGCGGGTCGACAAATACCGTCCTCCATACAATCGCGATCGCTCATGAAGCCGGCATTGAATACAATCTGGCAGATATCAATAAAATTGCCGAAAAGGTTCCTTACCTATCCAAAATCAGTCCTGCATCCGATTATTCCATGCACGACGTCCACCTGGCCGGAGGGGTCAGCGCAATCATCAACGAGCTCTGCAAAATCGACGGACTTCTTCATAAGGAGCGGATTACCATTACCGGTAAGACGATAGCCGAGAATGTGGAAGACTCCGAAATCTTGAATAAAGAGGTCATCCGCCCGCTGGATAATCCATATAGCCCTGTCGGCGGACTGAGTGTCCTGTACGGCAATCTGGCACCGGACGGCAGTGTGATCAAGGTCGGGGCTGTGGATCCTTCCATCAAGAAATTTCTCGGGGAGGCGATCGTCTTCAATTCACAGGACGAGGCGCAGGAAGGGATCACCAATGGGACTGTGCAGGCCGGCGATGTCGTTGTCATACGCTATGAAGGTCCAAAAGGCGGCCCAGGGATGCCGGAGATGCTTTCCCCTACTTCCGCCATTGCCGGCCGCGGCTTGGCAAAAGAGGTTGCCCTCATCACAGACGGCCGCTTCTCGGGTGCCACTCGAGGTATCTCGGTGGGTCATATCTCCCCCGAAGCTGCCGAGGGCGGGCCGATCGCTTTCGTGGAAAATGGCGATCCTATCCTCATCGACTTGGAAACACGCAGCATTGAATTACTCGTCGATGAAGCTGTCCTTGAAACACGCCGCCAAAATTGGAAACAGCCGGAGCCAAAAATCAAATCTGGCTACCTGGCGAAGTACGCAAAGCTTGTTACATCCGCCAACACTGGCGGTGTGATGAAAATATAA
- the ilvB gene encoding biosynthetic-type acetolactate synthase large subunit: MKVKAQAVQERKPAAKAPKTGADLFVEALQAAGVDTIFGYPGGAVLPIYDALYRAEPRFQHILTRHEQGAIHAAEGYARVSGKPGVVIATSGPGATNLITGIADAMMDSLPLVVFTGQVGRSVIGTDAFQESDVIGITTPITKHNYQVQRQEDMPRIIKEAFYIATTGRPGPVVIDIPKDISGEAYASSADVGDIHLPGYQPTTKPNSNQITKLTQAIVHAKRPVLLTGAGILHAKASEEIHAFAKRFQLPVASTLLGLGCFPASDDQFLGMAGMHGTYAANRALYECDLLINIGARFDDRLTGNLEHFAPQATIAHIDIDPAEIGKIIPTAIPVVADAKAALQALQAAEAEIPDIQSWRDHLQQYKEEFPLWYNNPAQELIPQWVMEAVHKATKGNAIITTDVGQHQMWAAQYYGFDQPNRWVTSGGLGTMGFGFPAAIGAQLASPDSTVISVVGDGGFQMTMQELSVLQERKLPVKVLIVNNQSLGMVRQWQEFFYQERYSESLLDIQPDFIKLADSYSIKGIRLETQEQLIAALPSMLQSDEAVVIDCRVLRQENVFPMIAPGKGLHEMIGVSR; encoded by the coding sequence ATGAAGGTGAAGGCACAAGCCGTACAGGAAAGAAAGCCTGCAGCCAAAGCTCCCAAAACAGGTGCAGATCTGTTCGTCGAGGCATTGCAGGCGGCTGGAGTCGATACGATTTTTGGCTATCCGGGAGGGGCCGTGCTTCCGATTTATGATGCTTTGTATCGGGCAGAACCACGGTTCCAGCATATCTTGACCCGACATGAACAAGGAGCCATCCACGCTGCCGAAGGTTATGCCCGCGTCTCCGGAAAGCCCGGGGTCGTCATCGCAACATCAGGACCTGGTGCAACGAATCTTATCACCGGAATCGCCGATGCCATGATGGACTCCCTTCCCCTTGTCGTATTCACAGGTCAAGTCGGCAGGAGCGTCATCGGTACCGATGCATTTCAGGAATCGGATGTGATTGGCATCACCACTCCGATCACCAAGCATAATTATCAAGTCCAACGGCAGGAGGATATGCCCCGGATCATCAAGGAAGCATTTTATATCGCCACAACCGGGCGGCCGGGACCTGTTGTGATTGATATCCCGAAAGATATCTCCGGTGAGGCTTATGCCTCTTCTGCTGACGTGGGTGACATCCACCTTCCAGGCTATCAGCCGACAACGAAGCCCAACAGCAACCAAATCACAAAGCTTACCCAAGCGATTGTACACGCAAAACGCCCGGTTCTTTTAACAGGGGCAGGTATCCTGCATGCCAAGGCATCCGAAGAAATCCATGCCTTTGCCAAACGGTTCCAGCTGCCCGTCGCCTCCACCCTGCTTGGCCTCGGTTGCTTTCCGGCCAGCGATGATCAGTTTCTCGGCATGGCAGGGATGCATGGGACATATGCCGCAAACCGCGCCCTGTATGAATGCGACCTGCTGATCAATATCGGTGCCCGATTCGATGACAGGCTTACTGGCAACCTGGAGCATTTTGCCCCGCAGGCAACGATTGCACATATCGATATCGATCCGGCGGAAATAGGCAAAATCATCCCTACGGCCATCCCTGTGGTGGCGGATGCAAAAGCAGCGCTGCAGGCACTTCAAGCAGCAGAAGCCGAAATACCAGACATTCAGTCCTGGCGCGATCATTTGCAGCAATACAAGGAAGAATTCCCGCTTTGGTACAATAACCCGGCGCAGGAACTCATACCGCAATGGGTGATGGAAGCTGTCCACAAGGCAACAAAAGGAAATGCCATCATCACGACGGACGTCGGACAGCACCAAATGTGGGCAGCGCAATATTACGGATTCGATCAGCCAAATCGCTGGGTGACATCCGGCGGACTGGGAACAATGGGATTCGGTTTCCCTGCTGCCATCGGAGCCCAGCTGGCAAGTCCCGACAGTACAGTCATCAGCGTGGTCGGCGATGGCGGATTCCAGATGACGATGCAGGAGCTTTCCGTGCTGCAGGAAAGGAAGCTCCCGGTCAAGGTCTTGATAGTCAATAACCAAAGCCTTGGTATGGTAAGGCAATGGCAGGAATTCTTCTATCAAGAGCGATACTCTGAATCACTGCTTGATATCCAGCCTGATTTTATCAAGCTGGCGGATAGCTACAGCATCAAGGGTATCCGTCTGGAGACACAGGAGCAGCTTATTGCAGCTCTCCCCTCCATGCTTCAATCAGACGAAGCCGTCGTGATCGACTGCCGAGTACTGCGGCAGGAAAATGTATTCCCGATGATAGCACCCGGAAAAGGACTGCATGAAATGATTGGAGTGAGTCGATGA
- the ilvN gene encoding acetolactate synthase small subunit → MKRIITATVQNRSGVLNRITGLMQKRQFNIDSISVGKTEVEQVSRMTFVVEVEDMQKLEQLTKQLHKQIDVLKVADITDNAIVARELALVKVVCPPASRNELQSIIAPFRASVVDISKDSMIIQVTGDTDKIEAFLELVRPYGIKELTRTGVTAFLRGHQPQAADGNTYSLITN, encoded by the coding sequence ATGAAGCGAATCATTACCGCCACTGTCCAGAATAGAAGCGGCGTACTGAACCGGATAACCGGTCTGATGCAAAAAAGGCAATTCAATATCGATAGTATCTCTGTCGGCAAGACAGAAGTGGAGCAAGTCAGCCGGATGACATTCGTCGTCGAAGTGGAAGACATGCAGAAGCTGGAACAGCTCACAAAGCAGCTTCACAAGCAAATTGACGTCCTGAAGGTAGCCGATATCACCGATAACGCCATTGTCGCCCGGGAGCTGGCACTGGTGAAAGTCGTATGCCCCCCTGCCAGCCGGAATGAGCTCCAAAGCATCATTGCTCCTTTCCGTGCAAGTGTGGTCGATATCAGCAAGGACAGCATGATCATTCAAGTAACAGGCGACACGGATAAGATCGAGGCTTTCCTCGAGCTGGTCCGTCCATATGGTATCAAGGAATTGACAAGAACCGGAGTCACGGCCTTCCTGCGTGGGCATCAGCCGCAAGCTGCGGATGGAAACACGTATTCACTTATAACCAATTAA